A window from Sphingobacterium hotanense encodes these proteins:
- a CDS encoding DedA family protein, which translates to MQEYLLSFQQLLDAEYLLSHGGFYIVCLIVFAETGLFFGFFLPGDYLLFLAGLFCAANKIDVDIVTLYFGILSAGILGNFAGYWFGYRTGPMLFKRKDSLLFKRKYVIMAEEFFQKYGGTALIIGRFVPIIRTFAPIFAGVVQLNFRKFVFYNVFGAFLWVSLLTLTGYYLGIKFPEIINYVEYIIVALIVIAFLPIVIALLKRWLKNRKTKKDEINKQ; encoded by the coding sequence ATGCAAGAATATTTGTTGTCTTTTCAACAATTGCTAGATGCTGAATATCTATTAAGTCACGGTGGTTTTTACATCGTTTGTCTTATTGTTTTTGCGGAAACCGGTTTGTTTTTCGGTTTCTTTTTGCCTGGTGATTATTTACTTTTCTTAGCTGGACTCTTCTGTGCAGCGAATAAGATCGATGTTGATATAGTAACGCTTTATTTTGGTATTCTTTCCGCCGGTATTCTCGGGAATTTTGCGGGATATTGGTTTGGATATCGAACGGGGCCCATGCTCTTTAAGCGAAAGGATTCCCTACTTTTCAAACGAAAATACGTCATCATGGCGGAGGAGTTTTTTCAAAAATATGGCGGTACGGCGTTAATAATTGGTCGATTTGTCCCTATTATTCGTACATTTGCACCCATATTTGCTGGTGTAGTGCAACTTAACTTCCGCAAATTCGTATTCTACAATGTATTTGGTGCCTTTTTATGGGTGTCGTTATTGACATTGACAGGGTATTATTTGGGTATTAAGTTTCCAGAAATTATCAACTATGTAGAGTATATTATCGTGGCGTTGATTGTTATTGCATTCTTGCCTATCGTAATTGCTTTATTAAAACGTTGGTTGAAAAATAGAAAAACAAAGAAAGACGAAATAAACAAACAGTAA